The segment TGCAGTACGGACGCGCCCATATAGGACAGTTCGCGGATCTCGGCGTAGGTGACTTCAGCCATCGGTCGCGGGTTGTCGACGATGCGCGGATCGGCCATCAACATGCCGGAGACGTCGGTCCAGTTCTCGTAGAGCTCGGCGCCGGCCGCGCGTGCGGCGATCGCACCGCTGACGTCCGAGCCACCGCGCGAGAAGGTCCGCACGTTCCCTTCGACGTCGCGACCGTAGAAACCGGGCACGACGTAGCGTCGCGCGGGATCGGCCAGGCGCGCACCGAGCAGAGCGTAGGTTTCAGGCAGCGCCGTGCCCTGCGGTCCGATCACGATACAGTCGGCCGGTTCGACGAATTCTGCGCCCAGCCAGGCCGCAAGCAAGCGGGCACAGAAATGTTCGCCGCGCGACGCCGCGTAGTCGGCACTGACACCGCGCTCGAACTGCTCGCGCAATGCCTCGACCTCGGCACCGATGCCGATCGCGAGACCAAGCTCGCGCTCGATCTCCTCGTAACGTTCGACGATCTGGCGGAACGGTGCCGAAAAATCCGCCTTGATACTGGCCGCATGATGGCACAGGTACAGCAGGTCGGTGATCTTGGCGTCCTTCGCGTTGCGTTTGCCGGGCGCCGACGGCACGACGATGCGCCGACGCGGGTCAGCGTCGACGATCGCGCGCACCTTGCTGAACTGCGCGGCGCTCGCCAGGCTGGACCCACCGAACTTGCAGACGATCCGCGAACTGGACCCCTGTGGCATAACCTTACCTGCCTCCCCGACCCGGACTCATCCGACTGCGTATTGCACTGCTGCGCGATGGCTGCGCAGCATAGCATCCGGCCACGTTCGCCGACGGCACCGCGCCACCGGCAGCCAACGTGAATCCGCCACAAACGGCATCTTCGACGGCGGTGGATTTCAATCTATTAATTCAATCGTCCCAATCCTTATATTCAATTTGATTGAAATCATTCCGTCGCTTAGAGTGCCTCCCGTCGCCACCTGCGACAAAGTCAACCAACGGGAGGAATAGAGCCGTGCAATCACTCATCAATACCGAAGTCAAACCGTTCAGCGCAACCGCGTTCCATAACGGTGCGTTCGTACCCGTCACCGACGCCAACCTGCGCGGCAAGTGGTCGGTGGTGTTCTTCTATCCGGCAGACTTCACGTTCGTCTGCCCCACCGAACTCGGTGATCTCGCCGACCACTACCCGGAATTCCAGCGCATCGGCGTCGAAATCTATTCCGTATCGACCGATACGCACTTCACGCACAAGGCCTGGCACGATACCTCGGACACGATCCGCAAGATCCGCTATCCGATGATCGGCGACCCGACCGGCACGATCACCCGCAACTTCGGCGTGATGATCGAGGCCGCCGGTCTGGCCGAACGCGGCACCTTCGTGATCGACCCGAACGGTCATATCCAGATCATCGAGATCAACGCCGGTGGCATCGGTCGCGACGCAACGGAACTGCTGCGCAAGGTCAAGGCAGCGCAATACGTTGCCGCACATCCGGGCGAAGTCTGCCCCGCGAAATGGAAGGAAGGCGACGCCACGCTGGCCCCGTCGCTCGACCTCGTCGGCAAGATCTGAGATCCGGAGGGCAGTCACGATGATCGACGACAACATCCGCCGCCAGTTGCAGGGCTACATGGAGCGACTCGTCGCTCC is part of the Pseudomonadales bacterium genome and harbors:
- a CDS encoding aspartate kinase, encoding MPQGSSSRIVCKFGGSSLASAAQFSKVRAIVDADPRRRIVVPSAPGKRNAKDAKITDLLYLCHHAASIKADFSAPFRQIVERYEEIERELGLAIGIGAEVEALREQFERGVSADYAASRGEHFCARLLAAWLGAEFVEPADCIVIGPQGTALPETYALLGARLADPARRYVVPGFYGRDVEGNVRTFSRGGSDVSGAIAARAAGAELYENWTDVSGMLMADPRIVDNPRPMAEVTYAEIRELSYMGASVLHDEAMAPVREVAIPVNIRNTNDPAHPGTRIVARLSPEVEKSTQIAGVAGKSSFAMITIGKHLMNREVGFVYRLLGVLERNGIAFEHCPSSIDTVSVVMEAAQLDGRVEQIIDEIRRTLEPDDIDFVAQIALIAIVGEGMAHTVGIAARVFTALSEAKVNVRLINQGSSELNIIVGVAPEDYPRAVRALYAAFVD
- the ahpC gene encoding alkyl hydroperoxide reductase subunit C translates to MQSLINTEVKPFSATAFHNGAFVPVTDANLRGKWSVVFFYPADFTFVCPTELGDLADHYPEFQRIGVEIYSVSTDTHFTHKAWHDTSDTIRKIRYPMIGDPTGTITRNFGVMIEAAGLAERGTFVIDPNGHIQIIEINAGGIGRDATELLRKVKAAQYVAAHPGEVCPAKWKEGDATLAPSLDLVGKI